One Carya illinoinensis cultivar Pawnee chromosome 5, C.illinoinensisPawnee_v1, whole genome shotgun sequence genomic window, TGCTAAACCAGCAGTTTCTCATTATCAAGCTGCTATGCGTGTGCTTAGATACTTAAAAGCTACACCTGGACAAGGATTgttcttctcttcatcttcagatTTTCAATTAAAAGCCTTTTCTGATAGTGATTGGGCAGGTTGCTTAGACACCAGGAGAAGTGTTACAGGATATGCAATTTTTCTAGGAGATTCTTTAATctcatggaaatcaaagaaacaagccaCAGTTAGCAGATCATCTGCAGAAGCagaatattgggctcttgctgCCACAACCTGTGAGGTGCAGTGGTTATTATATGCCCTTCAAGATCTCAGTGTTGATCACTCTCAGCCTACAATGCTCTACACTAACAGCAAATCAGCTTTGTCTATTGCAACTAATCCAGTACaacatgagaggactaaacatattcaaatcgaTTGTCATCTTGTTAGGGAGAAATTGCAGCAGAATGTTATAAAGCTTTTCTATATTCCCTCAAGATTACAACTAGCAGATATATTTACCAAGCCTCTCGGATCACTGCCTTTCCATCATAATTTGCGCAAGATGAACATTATCAATATACATGCTCATCTTGaggggggtgttggagtatagcctctCACATTGACAGCATGGAGTTGAAGTCTAAAGAAGAAAAGCTAAAggcagaaaaagagaaggagaagatttaaaatacagTTATTTCTGTTACATTTCTGATATACATTTATTCCTCtgtgtagtataaatattacataGACCTTCATGTATTAATCATCAAGTATCGAGTTAATTCATATCAGATTACACAATCCTTCCTctgtttttagttttctttgctATTCATCAAGTTCTCAACAATCACCAACACTAAAACCTCTGTAAGCAGCATAATCCACAAAGCTATAAAGAGGTACCACACTCTCACCATACTTCTCAAACCCATCCAATTCCCTCTTGGCCTTGGCCCTAAGCTCCTCTGCCACCTCCATTGCCTTCTCAACTCCATACACTCCTACATAACTCTTCCCCTTCTTTGGCTCTCCAGCTTCCTCAATTTTCCTCGACTTCTCTTCCAAAACATCATCCACAACTTGATACAACATCCCTACAGCTCTCCCATAACTCCTCAATCTACGTATTTCGTCATCTCCAGCACCAGCTAGTAGCCCTCCACACACTGCAGAGCACTCACCCATTTCCCCAAACTTCTTTTCTTGCACGAATTCAACAGAATTGGAACTGCCCTCAAGGTCAAGGAACTGACCAGCAGCCATGCCGGTGGACCCTACAGCTTGGGCAATCTCTGTAATCACACGAAGAAGACGGGCTTCAGGCACGAGGTCAACAGGTGTATGGGAGACAATGTGGCGAAAACCGAGTGGAAAGAGAGCGTCCCCGGCCAGGATTGCCATATCAACTCCATATATTGTGTGGTTTGAGGGTTGGCCTCGGCGTGAAGGATCATCATCCATACAGGGAAGGTCATCGTGGATCAGTGAAGCTGCATGAACCTGTTTAAGAACCAACGGAAATGACTCGATGAACAATAGCACCAACGGGAGTGCTAGTAAGATTCATCGTACAGGTTTTCACACTAGAAATAAACTGCCTTTCAGAAATTGTACAGGTTCTCAATTTgtctgttgttgttgttttttttttttttgtttttgttttgccaagcattaaattttgaaaaaccaaAAGATCATGTGAAAGAATCTGagtatttagattttttttataaatatttaaatttacttttaaaatcaaattatgttattaaaattgagtaacgttatattcAATCATGATTTATACAAATGcctatttattttgaaaaaatgtagaatcaatctaaaaaattattttttttccgtataaattctatatttattattattattatttaaaaaaaatatgcggTGGTTAACCATTCTATATTTGCAACTATCGTTTCTTGTTTGATTGGTATGATTAAAATTTACGTTTCAAATTAAATGATACCTAATGGTGCAATGGCCAAGAAGAGAATTTTCCCATTCACATTtacaaaaagagtaattttATTACAGTTGTGAAGTACAatagttttgaaaaaagtaaaatatattattattattattattattttttcacataAGTGccgtatttattattattatttttttaaagggatCGTAAGCGGGTATACGTTAACGCTGCAAGTATCTTTTCTCTTTACAAATAACCTTCCCAAACAGAGTCGATCAAGTACTCGTCTAAAAACTGTAAAATGAGCGAGTATGGAATttaaaaatgaagggaaagggTAAGCGAAACGCAGAACCATTTCGAGGGCGCAGGCGGTGGGGAAGGCGACAAGGCGGTTGCCGCCGAAGAGCTCGCAGGCGGCGACGCACATGACGGGTGGAGCTCGCTTGGCCCCCTTTGATAGGACCGAGTGCCGCATGGCCTCGTAGATTTTCTCCGGGTACTGCACCCGAATCGCCTCCTCCAGACTCTGGTTTATCTCGCCAATCAAGGTCGTCCAATATCCCTTCAGATCGAACTGGGTGGAAACCAGAGAAGAAGACGACGAGCAGCGAATCGGAGGTGCTTTGAGGTTTGTGGGTATTCTTCTTGGCAGGTAGAGATGAGGTCCGGACGACATTACCGGCGAGAAAGCCATTGCCTTTACTTCTTTTACTTGGATACTATGTTTGATAACTCTTTCTCTGTACCTTTAAACTTTATCTATTTATGAATCCCTCGAGTGTGACTCTTCTTCGATTGGGGGATAGTGGAAAGCCGAGTGTGACTCTTCTTCGAATTGGGATAGTGGAGACGTGTGAAGTCAGTCACTGGAAGTTTCGGACTCTGAAGTGGACGTTTTAGGTGAATTCTGTGATTGCAGCGACTGAGGCAGTGTGGGTTATGATCTGTCGAATGAGAGCGTTGAAGGATAAAATTGACTTGGGAAGGACTTAAAGAAAAGGGGAATGTAAAcgtacaattttttatataattatattttaaataaacaatatttttattaaataatttataaaaataataatattttacataaatacttttattttaaaataattaatataaaatattaaaaaaatcctacatcatcatcattacttaaagaaaaactagaaaatTAATAAAGCCATACACATCTAAGGGAGTGATTCGATGATGGGACGTTCCTTTAAAGTATTgacattgatttatttatttatgtagctaaatataaacatatatttatataattatatctttaatttttctttttaaaatagattTCAATTTAAGTCATGAACAAAAGAAgttatagttataactaataagtCCATGTACAAACCTTGATTACAAGCCAATTACTCATTAGTTATAAGCTCTCATGCACACAACT contains:
- the LOC122309413 gene encoding heterodimeric geranylgeranyl pyrophosphate synthase small subunit, chloroplastic-like — encoded protein: MAFSPVMSSGPHLYLPRRIPTNLKAPPIRCSSSSSLVSTQFDLKGYWTTLIGEINQSLEEAIRVQYPEKIYEAMRHSVLSKGAKRAPPVMCVAACELFGGNRLVAFPTACALEMVHAASLIHDDLPCMDDDPSRRGQPSNHTIYGVDMAILAGDALFPLGFRHIVSHTPVDLVPEARLLRVITEIAQAVGSTGMAAGQFLDLEGSSNSVEFVQEKKFGEMGECSAVCGGLLAGAGDDEIRRLRSYGRAVGMLYQVVDDVLEEKSRKIEEAGEPKKGKSYVGVYGVEKAMEVAEELRAKAKRELDGFEKYGESVVPLYSFVDYAAYRGFSVGDC